Proteins from a genomic interval of Polaribacter sp. Q13:
- a CDS encoding Crp/Fnr family transcriptional regulator, giving the protein MKQIKAYLEQIASISQEDWDFFTSKLQPRVIKKKTVFLKLNETENHISFIESGVVRLYIPKENPEKEITFGFSFKNQFISAYDSFLTRKPSAYELQALTETTILSVSYTDLQEIYRKTQIGNLIGRLTAERLFLIKSSREQNLLNLTAEERYLKLFKDRPEILKEIPLKYVSSYIGVTAQALSRIRKRI; this is encoded by the coding sequence TTGAAACAAATAAAAGCATACTTAGAACAAATAGCCTCCATATCTCAAGAAGACTGGGACTTTTTTACGTCTAAATTGCAACCTCGTGTTATTAAAAAGAAAACTGTTTTCTTAAAATTAAATGAAACAGAGAATCACATTTCTTTTATAGAATCTGGTGTGGTGCGTTTATATATCCCGAAAGAAAATCCTGAGAAAGAAATTACCTTTGGTTTTAGCTTTAAAAATCAATTTATAAGTGCGTACGATTCTTTTTTAACCAGAAAACCTTCTGCTTATGAATTACAAGCGCTTACAGAAACCACTATTTTAAGTGTATCGTACACAGATTTACAAGAAATTTATAGAAAAACACAAATAGGTAATCTAATTGGAAGGTTAACGGCAGAACGTCTTTTTTTAATTAAATCGAGTAGAGAACAAAACCTTCTAAACCTAACTGCAGAAGAACGCTACCTTAAATTATTTAAAGATCGTCCAGAAATTTTAAAAGAAATTCCTTTAAAATATGTCAGTTCATACATTGGTGTAACAGCGCAAGCCTTAAGCCGAATTAGAAAACGAATTTAA
- a CDS encoding DEAD/DEAH box helicase, with translation MSKTFSSLGIHKELEARLAKLEITVPTAVQEKTIPFILHKKKDMVVLAKTGTGKTAAFGLPLLQKIKADETHIQVLILAPTRELGHQIYDNLLSFSSEEQKEKIISICGGIPIKPQIEAIKKNPSIVVATPGRLVDLMKREAIDITKINYFVLDEADEMVSALKEEVDTIIKEIPNVRRTLLFTATMPGTIKQLIQNYMSKHVEHIETDMDSVGHKGIDHQYVVVEPIEKLNVLMHFLSTKEGERGIIFCKTKAAVNKLAKNLAINKFSSGALHGSLTQGIRDRVMGQFREGNIDILVATDLAARGIDVKEISYVVNYHLPDRYDTYVHRSGRTARAGATGLSLSVIQPEELEEIPEFEEDLGLTFKEYKKADAQSIEDNNTILWAKKVFKTKPNRAISEDLKAEIKTIFHHLTKEELVDKVLSNYLAQTASAKTKPEVIKKKKKK, from the coding sequence ATGTCAAAAACCTTTTCATCTTTAGGAATTCATAAAGAATTAGAAGCACGTTTAGCAAAATTAGAAATTACAGTTCCTACTGCGGTTCAAGAAAAAACCATTCCTTTTATCTTACATAAAAAGAAAGATATGGTGGTTTTGGCAAAAACAGGAACAGGAAAAACAGCTGCTTTTGGTTTGCCTTTATTGCAAAAAATTAAGGCTGACGAAACACATATTCAAGTTTTAATTTTAGCACCTACAAGAGAATTAGGTCATCAGATATATGACAATTTACTTTCTTTTTCTTCGGAAGAACAAAAGGAAAAAATAATATCTATTTGCGGTGGAATCCCAATAAAACCACAGATTGAAGCGATTAAAAAGAATCCTAGTATTGTAGTTGCAACTCCAGGACGTTTGGTAGATTTAATGAAACGTGAAGCGATTGATATTACAAAAATTAACTATTTTGTTTTAGATGAAGCGGATGAAATGGTAAGCGCTTTAAAGGAAGAAGTAGATACTATCATAAAAGAAATTCCGAATGTTAGAAGAACTTTGTTGTTTACCGCAACGATGCCAGGAACCATCAAGCAATTGATACAAAACTATATGTCTAAACACGTAGAACATATAGAAACGGATATGGATTCTGTTGGACATAAAGGAATCGATCATCAATATGTAGTGGTAGAACCCATCGAAAAATTGAATGTTTTAATGCATTTTTTATCGACTAAAGAAGGAGAACGCGGAATTATTTTTTGTAAAACAAAAGCTGCCGTTAATAAATTAGCCAAAAATTTAGCAATCAATAAATTTTCATCAGGTGCTTTACACGGGAGTTTAACCCAAGGGATTCGTGATCGCGTAATGGGACAATTTAGAGAAGGAAATATCGATATTTTGGTAGCAACAGATTTGGCTGCTCGTGGTATTGATGTAAAAGAAATATCTTACGTAGTAAATTACCATTTACCAGACAGATATGATACGTATGTGCATAGAAGTGGACGTACTGCTAGGGCAGGAGCAACCGGACTTTCTTTAAGTGTGATACAACCAGAAGAATTAGAAGAAATTCCTGAATTTGAAGAAGATTTAGGTTTGACTTTTAAAGAATATAAAAAAGCAGATGCACAAAGTATAGAAGACAATAATACCATTCTGTGGGCTAAAAAAGTATTTAAGACAAAACCAAATCGTGCTATTTCAGAAGATTTAAAAGCAGAGATTAAAACAATTTTTCATCATTTAACCAAAGAAGAATTGGTTGATAAAGTTTTATCGAATTATTTAGCACAGACAGCTAGTGCAAAGACAAAACCAGAGGTAATTAAAAAGAAGAAAAAGAAATAA
- a CDS encoding DEAD/DEAH box helicase, with protein MANNIKSQQDILAKLQISELNQMQKEAIATINKNDNVILLSPTGTGKTLAFSLPLLEFLDPNLEEVQALILVPSRELAIQIEQVIRSMGSGFKVNAVYGGRPMSKDKIELKHIPAILIGTPGRISDHFANDRFSKEYIKTLILDEFDKSLEVGFEYEMRNIINQLSLNKRILTSATQGVDIPDFVGLSKPNTINYLKAVTSKLQVRTVVSPAKNKLNTLLHLLNHLGNKQGIVFCNLKDSINNVSTFLESKNIKHGCFSGGMEQKDRERSLIKFRNGTNQLLIATDLAARGIDVPEMSFIIHYELPQAVEEFTHRNGRTARVSAEGTAFVLKWKDERLPDFIKNADVQDISKQAERSPIFWETLFISGGRKDKISKGDIAGLFIKQGKLSKDQLGAIELKQDCAFVAVPSTLTEELIEKLNNSRLKKKKVRIYEV; from the coding sequence ATGGCAAATAACATTAAAAGTCAACAAGATATATTAGCAAAATTGCAGATTTCTGAGTTAAATCAGATGCAAAAAGAAGCGATTGCTACCATTAACAAAAACGATAATGTAATATTACTTTCTCCAACAGGAACAGGAAAAACATTGGCTTTTTCTTTACCTTTATTAGAGTTTTTAGATCCAAATTTAGAAGAAGTACAAGCTTTAATTTTAGTCCCTTCTAGAGAATTAGCAATTCAAATAGAACAGGTAATTCGTTCTATGGGTTCTGGTTTTAAAGTAAATGCGGTGTATGGTGGTAGACCGATGTCTAAAGATAAGATAGAATTAAAACATATTCCTGCAATTTTAATAGGAACACCAGGTAGAATATCCGATCATTTTGCAAACGATCGTTTTTCTAAAGAGTATATTAAAACTCTAATTTTAGATGAATTTGATAAATCTTTAGAGGTCGGTTTTGAATATGAAATGCGTAATATTATCAATCAATTATCTTTAAATAAACGCATATTAACTTCTGCAACACAAGGAGTTGATATTCCTGACTTTGTAGGTTTAAGTAAACCAAATACAATTAATTATTTAAAAGCGGTAACATCTAAATTACAAGTAAGAACAGTAGTTTCTCCGGCTAAAAATAAACTAAATACCTTATTACATTTACTAAATCATTTAGGAAATAAGCAAGGTATCGTTTTTTGTAATTTAAAAGATTCTATAAATAATGTAAGTACATTTTTAGAGAGTAAGAATATAAAACATGGCTGTTTTAGTGGAGGGATGGAACAAAAGGATAGAGAACGTTCTTTAATTAAATTTAGAAACGGAACCAATCAATTGTTAATAGCTACAGATTTAGCTGCAAGAGGTATCGATGTACCAGAAATGAGTTTTATAATTCATTATGAATTACCACAAGCAGTTGAAGAGTTTACACACAGAAATGGACGTACAGCAAGAGTTTCTGCAGAAGGAACTGCATTTGTTTTAAAATGGAAAGACGAACGTTTACCAGATTTCATTAAAAATGCTGATGTACAAGATATTTCTAAACAAGCAGAAAGAAGTCCTATTTTTTGGGAAACTTTATTTATATCTGGAGGTAGAAAAGATAAAATTTCTAAAGGAGATATTGCTGGTTTGTTTATAAAACAAGGAAAATTAAGCAAAGATCAATTAGGTGCAATAGAGTTGAAACAAGATTGTGCTTTTGTGGCAGTTCCATCAACATTAACAGAAGAATTGATAGAGAAACTAAACAACTCTCGTTTAAAAAAGAAAAAAGTACGTATTTACGAAGTGTAA
- a CDS encoding SDR family NAD(P)-dependent oxidoreductase codes for MSNKELNTEVSSCINTLQKLLEDTNQLFELPEEQRVALFKVAGELSRPNRDEFQRRRKDAKKAAKRKMIESDKHARKSTGIRSAREAALFVAPKLLGAAELNEDTPELESPRNCYVCKKVFTKLHHFYDTMCTECGDLNYAKRFQTTDLKGQVAVITGSRLKIGYHITLMCLRSGATVVATTRFPADSAIRFAKEEDYKDWSHRLHIHGLDLRHIPSVEIFCNYIEQKYDRLDILINNAAQTVRRPSGFYHHLMENEKKPIDQLPKLAQRLLQDHEGCLEELSSLSVSTAKTDKNNVLPVTWHGPEPGIGLRNSAELSQIPYSFDNSLQTAEVFPEGELDADLQQVDLRKTNSWRLKLGEIETTEMVEVQLVNAVAPFVLCNRLSNLMMKENTGKKHIINVTAMEGKFHRFKKVDRHPHTNMAKAALNMLTHTSASTFAKKGIYMNAVDTGWVTDEDPAELSKHKVETHDFQPPLDIVDGAARVMDPLIDGINTGKHWSGKFLKDYFPIDW; via the coding sequence ATGAGTAATAAAGAATTAAATACAGAGGTAAGTTCGTGTATCAATACCCTTCAAAAGTTATTGGAAGACACGAATCAACTTTTTGAATTGCCAGAGGAGCAAAGAGTCGCACTTTTTAAAGTTGCTGGCGAATTGTCTCGTCCTAATCGTGATGAATTTCAGCGCAGACGTAAAGACGCTAAAAAAGCGGCAAAACGTAAAATGATTGAAAGCGATAAACACGCTAGAAAATCTACTGGAATTCGTTCTGCAAGAGAAGCTGCATTATTTGTAGCGCCAAAATTATTAGGGGCAGCAGAATTAAATGAAGATACGCCAGAATTAGAATCGCCTAGAAATTGTTATGTATGTAAAAAGGTTTTTACCAAGTTGCATCATTTTTACGATACGATGTGTACAGAATGTGGCGATTTAAATTACGCAAAACGTTTTCAAACAACAGATTTAAAAGGTCAAGTAGCTGTAATTACAGGTTCTCGATTAAAAATCGGATATCACATTACCTTAATGTGTTTACGTTCTGGAGCAACCGTTGTGGCAACAACTCGTTTTCCTGCAGATTCAGCGATTCGTTTTGCTAAAGAAGAAGATTATAAAGATTGGAGTCATCGTTTGCATATTCACGGCTTAGATTTAAGACACATACCAAGTGTAGAGATTTTCTGTAATTATATAGAACAAAAATACGATCGATTAGATATTTTAATTAATAATGCAGCGCAAACTGTAAGACGTCCGTCTGGTTTTTATCACCATTTAATGGAAAACGAAAAGAAACCGATAGATCAATTACCAAAGTTAGCACAAAGGTTATTACAGGATCATGAAGGTTGTTTAGAAGAATTGTCTAGCTTAAGTGTATCTACTGCTAAAACCGATAAAAATAATGTGTTGCCAGTTACTTGGCACGGACCAGAACCAGGAATAGGCTTAAGAAACTCTGCTGAATTATCTCAAATTCCGTATAGTTTTGATAATTCATTACAAACGGCAGAAGTTTTTCCGGAAGGCGAATTAGATGCAGATTTACAACAAGTAGATTTAAGAAAAACCAACAGTTGGCGTTTAAAATTAGGAGAAATAGAAACTACAGAAATGGTGGAAGTACAGTTGGTAAATGCTGTGGCTCCGTTTGTATTGTGTAATCGTTTGTCTAATTTAATGATGAAAGAAAATACGGGTAAAAAACACATTATCAATGTAACTGCGATGGAAGGGAAGTTCCATCGATTTAAAAAGGTCGACAGACATCCGCATACAAATATGGCAAAAGCGGCCTTAAATATGTTAACGCATACTTCTGCATCTACATTTGCCAAGAAAGGTATTTATATGAACGCAGTTGATACAGGTTGGGTTACAGATGAAGATCCTGCAGAATTATCTAAGCATAAAGTAGAAACGCACGATTTTCAGCCACCATTAGATATTGTAGATGGTGCCGCAAGAGTTATGGATCCTTTAATTGACGGAATTAATACAGGAAAACATTGGTCGGGTAAATTCTTAAAAGATTATTTTCCAATAGATTGGTAG
- a CDS encoding cold-shock protein codes for MSKGTVKFFNETKGFGFITEEGVSKDHFVHVSGLIDEIREGDEVEFDLQEGNKGLNAVNVKVI; via the coding sequence ATGAGTAAAGGTACAGTAAAGTTTTTCAACGAAACAAAAGGATTTGGTTTTATTACTGAAGAAGGAGTAAGCAAAGATCATTTTGTACACGTTTCTGGTTTAATTGATGAAATTAGAGAAGGTGACGAAGTTGAATTCGACTTACAAGAAGGAAACAAAGGTTTAAACGCAGTTAACGTAAAAGTTATCTAA
- a CDS encoding amidohydrolase family protein: MKKQYIFSLMCFLCCLGNITAQQTPAPKQTTAFSIEGATAHLGNGKVIENSLIMFENGKIAFVGSAMMRIARMGTIINATGKHIYPGFIAANSSLGLVEIDAVRATDDEDEVGSMLPHIRSLIAYNAESKVTESMRPNGVFMGQITPRGGTISGTSSIVQFDAWNWEDAVLKKDDAVHINWPSSLTRGRYWMGEDPALKEDDKYAEKIAKISTFFLDAKNYLNSNSSIENLPFRATKGLFNGSQKIFIHVNGEKEITDAIQSFKKLGIKNMVLVHAKGVENVANLLLQNKIPVVIERAHRVPDAEDDDYDLPYRNAKILIDKGITVGLGMEGQMERMNTRNLPFYAGTYAAYGIDKEEALKMITSNNAKILGIDDLVGTLEVGKDATLFVSKGDALDMRGNILTDAFIQGRKISLETHQTKLWKRYTNKYKTK, from the coding sequence ATGAAAAAACAATATATATTTAGTTTGATGTGTTTCTTATGCTGTTTAGGAAACATTACCGCACAACAAACACCTGCACCAAAGCAAACCACTGCTTTTTCTATTGAAGGAGCAACCGCACATTTAGGAAATGGAAAAGTAATTGAAAATTCACTAATCATGTTCGAAAATGGAAAAATTGCTTTTGTAGGTTCTGCAATGATGCGAATTGCAAGAATGGGTACCATTATAAATGCAACCGGAAAACATATTTATCCGGGGTTTATTGCCGCTAATTCCTCTTTAGGTTTGGTAGAAATAGATGCTGTAAGAGCTACAGATGATGAAGACGAAGTAGGTTCTATGCTACCACATATTAGAAGTTTAATTGCCTATAATGCAGAGAGTAAGGTAACAGAATCTATGAGGCCAAATGGTGTTTTTATGGGACAAATAACTCCTCGTGGTGGCACCATTTCAGGAACTTCATCTATTGTGCAATTTGATGCCTGGAACTGGGAAGACGCTGTTCTTAAAAAAGATGATGCCGTTCATATTAATTGGCCTTCTAGTTTAACTCGGGGTCGTTATTGGATGGGCGAAGATCCTGCTTTAAAGGAAGATGATAAATATGCAGAAAAAATTGCTAAGATTTCTACTTTCTTTTTAGATGCTAAAAATTATTTAAATAGTAACTCTTCTATAGAAAACCTTCCTTTTAGAGCTACAAAAGGACTATTTAACGGTAGTCAAAAGATTTTTATACATGTAAATGGTGAAAAAGAAATTACAGATGCCATTCAATCTTTTAAAAAATTAGGAATTAAAAACATGGTATTAGTGCATGCAAAAGGTGTAGAAAATGTAGCCAATTTATTGCTTCAAAACAAGATTCCGGTTGTTATAGAAAGAGCTCATAGAGTTCCAGATGCTGAAGATGATGATTACGACTTGCCGTATAGAAATGCTAAGATTTTAATTGATAAAGGTATTACAGTAGGTTTAGGTATGGAAGGACAAATGGAACGTATGAATACTAGAAATTTACCTTTTTATGCAGGAACCTATGCTGCTTATGGGATTGATAAGGAAGAAGCCTTAAAAATGATTACTTCTAATAATGCTAAAATATTAGGAATTGATGATTTAGTAGGTACCTTAGAAGTTGGTAAAGATGCTACACTATTTGTTTCTAAAGGTGATGCTTTAGATATGAGAGGTAACATTCTAACGGATGCTTTTATACAAGGAAGAAAAATTAGCTTAGAAACACATCAAACAAAACTTTGGAAACGTTACACTAATAAATACAAAACTAAATAA
- a CDS encoding amidohydrolase family protein: MRKLLLFFSLFVAFSMHSQEYFPTNTGVKSTFNKTVAFKNATIYVTPQKIITKGILLIKEGKVLSVGKSVSIPKGTEIIDLEGKIIYPSFIDMYASFGIEKPKKSPSSRRNEKPQYDATRKGFYWNDHIRPETKAENSFKFDDKKATDYLKAGFGVVNTHLQDGIVRGNGMLVALNPNSSDAYRILENSSAQYLSFSKSTLSKQAYPTSKMGAMALLRQMYLDAKWYADGNAKNKDQSLEALNANKSLLQIFEAGSWLDLLRADKIGDEFNIQYTILGGGDEYERIDEIKNTNASLIIPINFQDAYDVSNPLIAKQIALGDLRKWNQQPTNLSVLAKNGINFALTTHKLKKTDDFLKNLQKAIKYGLNEEKALEALTTIPAKLLGKTTIGNLNKGSYANFIITSGAIFDSKTTIYENWVQGDKNVVNDMDIKDITGDYTISVNGKYYSLIITGKGAKQTGVVKKGDEKLKATFSFKDGRIHLTINDEGYTRLIGQIINASNVMQGTAYDEAGNESGWSASKTFKKEAKKKEPKKKKEDLTILPISYPNIGFGNFSLPKQETILIKNATVWTSENDGILENTDILIKEGKIAEIGKNLKSRAAKTIDGTGKYVTAGIIDEHSHIATSAVNEAGHNSTAEVSIEDVVNPNDINIYRNLAGGVTSIQILHGSANPIGGRSAIIKLKWGENVEGLIYKNSPKFIKFALGENVKQSNWGESNTIRFPQTRMGTEQVFIDYFQRAKEYDALKKSGKPYRKDIEMETLAEILNKERFISCHSYVQSEINMLMKVAEKFNFNINTFTHILEGYKVADKMKEHGVGASTFSDWWAYKYEVLDAIPYNAAIMHNQGITVAINSDDREMSRRLNQEAAKTIKYGGMSELEAWKMVTINPAKLLHLDNRTGSIKIGKDGDVVVWSANPLSIYAKAEKTIIDGVIYFDIEKDVEKRKSIKEEKSKLLKMMLSEKMKGGKTVIPKKKSNQNFHCDTL; this comes from the coding sequence ATGAGAAAATTACTCTTATTTTTCTCCTTATTTGTAGCTTTTTCTATGCACTCGCAAGAATATTTCCCTACAAATACAGGTGTAAAATCAACATTTAACAAAACGGTCGCTTTTAAAAATGCTACTATTTATGTTACTCCTCAGAAAATTATAACAAAAGGAATTTTACTTATAAAAGAGGGTAAAGTTTTATCTGTAGGTAAATCTGTATCCATACCAAAAGGAACTGAAATTATCGATTTAGAAGGAAAAATAATCTATCCTTCATTTATAGATATGTATGCCAGTTTTGGAATTGAAAAGCCAAAAAAGAGTCCTTCTAGCAGAAGAAACGAAAAACCACAATATGATGCCACCAGAAAAGGTTTTTATTGGAACGATCATATTAGACCAGAAACCAAAGCTGAAAATTCTTTTAAATTCGATGACAAAAAAGCTACTGATTATTTAAAAGCTGGTTTTGGAGTTGTAAATACACATTTACAAGACGGAATTGTGCGAGGAAACGGAATGTTGGTTGCTTTAAACCCTAACTCCTCTGATGCGTATAGAATTTTAGAAAATTCGTCAGCTCAATATTTATCATTTAGTAAAAGTACTTTATCTAAACAAGCCTACCCTACTTCTAAAATGGGTGCTATGGCTTTATTGCGTCAAATGTATTTAGATGCAAAATGGTATGCAGATGGAAATGCTAAAAATAAAGACCAATCTTTAGAGGCTTTAAATGCAAATAAAAGTTTACTGCAAATTTTTGAAGCTGGCAGTTGGCTAGATCTTTTAAGAGCAGATAAAATTGGTGACGAGTTTAATATTCAATACACCATTTTAGGTGGCGGAGATGAATATGAAAGAATTGATGAAATTAAAAACACAAATGCTAGTTTAATAATTCCTATTAATTTTCAGGATGCCTATGATGTTAGCAATCCCTTAATTGCAAAACAAATTGCTCTGGGTGATTTGCGTAAATGGAATCAGCAACCAACAAACTTAAGTGTATTAGCTAAAAACGGAATTAATTTTGCACTAACTACACACAAATTAAAAAAGACAGACGACTTTCTAAAAAACTTACAGAAAGCTATTAAATATGGTTTAAACGAAGAAAAAGCATTAGAAGCTTTAACTACGATTCCTGCAAAATTATTAGGTAAAACAACTATTGGTAATTTAAATAAAGGAAGTTATGCTAACTTTATTATAACTTCTGGTGCTATTTTCGATAGCAAAACAACCATTTATGAAAACTGGGTTCAAGGTGATAAAAATGTTGTGAATGATATGGATATCAAAGATATTACAGGTGATTATACTATAAGCGTTAATGGCAAATATTATTCACTTATCATTACAGGTAAGGGAGCAAAACAAACAGGTGTTGTAAAAAAAGGAGATGAAAAATTAAAAGCTACCTTTTCTTTTAAAGACGGACGGATTCACCTAACAATTAACGATGAAGGTTACACAAGGTTGATTGGTCAAATTATTAATGCATCTAATGTAATGCAGGGAACTGCTTATGATGAGGCTGGGAATGAATCTGGTTGGTCGGCATCAAAAACATTTAAAAAAGAAGCTAAAAAGAAAGAGCCTAAGAAAAAGAAAGAGGATTTAACTATTTTACCCATTAGTTATCCGAATATAGGTTTTGGTAATTTTAGCTTACCAAAACAAGAAACGATCTTAATCAAAAATGCCACCGTTTGGACTTCTGAAAACGATGGGATTTTAGAAAATACAGATATTTTAATTAAAGAAGGAAAGATTGCTGAAATTGGTAAAAACTTAAAGTCTAGAGCCGCAAAAACAATTGATGGAACCGGTAAATACGTAACCGCAGGTATTATAGATGAACATTCACACATTGCTACATCTGCTGTAAACGAAGCTGGTCATAATTCTACTGCAGAAGTTTCTATAGAAGATGTTGTAAATCCTAATGACATTAATATTTATAGAAATTTAGCAGGTGGCGTTACCTCTATTCAGATTTTACATGGTTCTGCAAATCCAATTGGTGGGCGCTCTGCAATTATCAAACTAAAATGGGGAGAAAATGTTGAAGGACTAATTTATAAAAATTCTCCTAAATTTATAAAATTTGCGTTAGGAGAAAATGTAAAACAATCTAATTGGGGAGAAAGTAATACTATCCGATTTCCGCAAACTAGAATGGGAACAGAACAAGTTTTTATAGATTATTTTCAAAGAGCAAAAGAATATGATGCTTTAAAGAAAAGCGGAAAACCGTATCGAAAAGATATAGAAATGGAAACTTTAGCCGAAATTCTTAATAAAGAACGTTTTATTTCTTGTCATTCTTATGTGCAATCAGAAATTAATATGTTGATGAAAGTTGCAGAGAAATTCAATTTTAACATCAACACTTTCACACATATTTTAGAGGGTTATAAAGTTGCCGATAAAATGAAGGAACACGGTGTTGGTGCTTCTACTTTTTCTGATTGGTGGGCGTATAAATATGAAGTTTTAGATGCCATACCTTATAATGCGGCTATTATGCACAACCAAGGAATTACCGTTGCAATTAATTCTGATGACAGAGAAATGTCTAGAAGATTGAATCAAGAAGCTGCAAAAACAATTAAATATGGTGGAATGTCTGAATTAGAAGCTTGGAAAATGGTAACCATTAATCCTGCAAAATTATTGCATTTAGACAACAGAACAGGATCTATTAAAATAGGTAAAGATGGAGATGTGGTTGTTTGGAGTGCTAATCCTTTATCTATTTACGCGAAAGCGGAAAAAACAATTATAGACGGAGTAATTTATTTTGATATTGAAAAAGATGTAGAGAAAAGAAAATCTATAAAAGAAGAGAAAAGTAAATTATTAAAAATGATGCTTTCAGAAAAAATGAAAGGTGGAAAAACTGTGATACCTAAGAAAAAAAGCAATCAGAACTTTCATTGCGATACCCTATAA
- a CDS encoding DUF3810 domain-containing protein: MKINKKHLILTILLPIQIISIQLAAENAAFIEKYYSNGIYPPISSFFRIILGWIPFSVGDVLLAFGLFIFIRFIVRLIKARFKNFISKIIHFTAVLSVIYFCFYLFWGLNYYREPLAKNLNYQQNKYSTEQLQKVTAHVIEKLNEYQLEITKNDTLKVENPYSQKEMYTMAVSGYENLSKDFSQLKYQHKSVKSSLMSLLQSYNGTAGYLNPLTGEAQVNDRLPKTSYPTTTCHEMAHQIGFAAENEANFVGFLAANYNDDLYFKYASYRMAFGYCISELRKRDNSLSQELWKSVHKGVSKDFNASYVFWQQYKNPFEPLVKKGYNAYLKANKQDKGVQSYNYVVDLFISYFDRSNQL; encoded by the coding sequence TTGAAAATTAATAAAAAACATTTAATACTTACAATTCTACTTCCAATTCAAATAATATCAATTCAATTGGCTGCAGAAAATGCTGCATTTATAGAAAAATACTATTCTAACGGAATCTACCCTCCTATTTCATCATTTTTTAGGATTATTTTAGGCTGGATTCCATTTTCTGTTGGTGATGTATTATTGGCTTTCGGACTCTTTATTTTTATTCGTTTTATAGTTAGATTGATAAAAGCCAGATTTAAAAACTTTATTTCCAAGATTATTCACTTTACAGCTGTTTTATCTGTCATCTATTTTTGTTTTTATCTCTTTTGGGGATTGAATTATTACCGAGAACCTTTGGCTAAAAACTTAAATTATCAACAAAACAAATACAGCACAGAACAACTTCAAAAAGTAACAGCACATGTTATTGAAAAGCTAAATGAATATCAATTAGAAATCACCAAAAACGATACCTTAAAGGTAGAAAACCCCTATTCTCAAAAAGAAATGTACACAATGGCCGTTTCTGGTTATGAAAATTTATCTAAAGATTTTTCGCAATTAAAATATCAACATAAATCTGTAAAAAGTTCTTTAATGAGTTTGTTACAATCCTATAATGGAACTGCAGGATATTTAAACCCGTTAACGGGAGAAGCACAAGTAAACGACAGACTTCCAAAAACTAGTTACCCAACTACAACCTGTCATGAAATGGCGCATCAAATTGGTTTTGCAGCCGAAAATGAGGCGAATTTTGTCGGTTTTTTAGCGGCAAATTATAATGATGATCTTTATTTTAAATACGCTAGTTATAGAATGGCTTTTGGGTATTGCATTTCCGAATTAAGAAAACGAGATAATTCTTTATCACAAGAACTTTGGAAAAGCGTTCACAAAGGAGTTTCTAAAGATTTTAATGCGAGTTATGTTTTTTGGCAACAATATAAAAATCCGTTTGAACCACTAGTTAAAAAAGGATACAATGCCTATTTAAAAGCAAATAAACAAGACAAAGGTGTGCAGTCTTATAATTATGTGGTCGATTTATTTATCAGTTATTTTGATCGTAGTAATCAATTATAA